One window of Candidatus Nitrospira kreftii genomic DNA carries:
- a CDS encoding putative Extracellular ligand-binding receptor, translating to MLAYSHHPSHIAAWPLVITVTALAAWLVPDSILTRSGQAEAAETVKPLIPNPPVLNQAKQLIEKGDHESAATVLRRFLTTNPRPEHLDDTYLLLGAALYGMQDYGEALRYLNQLHTEFPESELIDRSKLFLARTHAAMGNVDLAMPLLTQVRTTTLDAVTKREAQHLTAEVLAQKKDYVRAIHILLEGMTGSSEDQVKETRAQIRQFVAEKLDKKGLIRMRNTYPRSYPGDLASLRLIDYYIGRGEDHLAEREARHFLEAFSAHPAAQKASESLQLIRSRLRTNQYVIAAVLPLSGNLSTFATDVLEGVQLAVEKAREEPGSPSVGLIVKDHDVDRPGFLDDLSTLLHDDRPLAVIGPMLSRNLPVMAEMAQKTRIPLITPAATLPNVRRLGNYLFSTSLTYASQAERIATYATQEQGHRRFCIIHPDTVYGRELARLFAQEVYRVDGEIIAIEAFKEGETDFAPQIQRLKAEDLKKYGLAVPVEIPRPTGKPASRTEKRMLYTPGFDAIFIPSRSQDIGLLAAQLAFHDIRSPLLGTNGWNSQDFVRTADRTVDGATFVDGFFLDSPNPTVQDFVQRYRNRFESTPSLFTMQGYDAARVVIEGIRHGATSGEALQEFFTTQRDLPTLAGPAHFGPDGTLHRPLFLLQVKQGKFVQLN from the coding sequence ATGCTCGCCTACTCGCACCATCCTTCTCACATTGCTGCCTGGCCGCTGGTGATCACCGTCACCGCTCTTGCGGCGTGGCTTGTCCCGGATTCCATCTTGACTCGTTCAGGTCAAGCGGAGGCGGCGGAGACCGTCAAGCCTCTGATTCCAAATCCGCCGGTCTTGAACCAGGCCAAGCAACTGATTGAGAAGGGCGACCACGAGTCCGCAGCAACTGTCTTGCGACGATTCTTGACCACGAACCCACGCCCCGAACATCTCGATGACACTTACTTGCTATTAGGGGCAGCCCTCTATGGCATGCAGGACTACGGCGAGGCGCTCCGTTATCTCAACCAACTCCACACAGAATTCCCTGAATCCGAGCTTATAGACCGAAGTAAACTCTTTTTAGCCCGGACCCATGCGGCAATGGGGAATGTCGACCTGGCCATGCCATTGCTCACTCAAGTTCGTACGACGACGTTGGACGCAGTCACCAAACGCGAGGCACAACACCTTACGGCCGAAGTATTGGCTCAGAAGAAGGACTATGTGCGGGCTATTCACATACTGCTAGAGGGGATGACTGGAAGTTCTGAGGATCAGGTCAAAGAAACACGAGCACAAATTCGGCAGTTTGTCGCAGAGAAGTTAGACAAAAAAGGGTTGATCCGGATGCGCAACACCTATCCACGCTCATACCCCGGCGACCTCGCCTCGCTCCGGCTCATCGACTATTACATCGGGCGGGGCGAAGACCACCTGGCGGAACGGGAGGCTCGGCATTTTCTTGAGGCATTTTCTGCCCACCCCGCTGCTCAAAAGGCCAGCGAATCGTTGCAACTCATCCGGTCACGCCTGAGAACTAATCAGTATGTCATCGCCGCCGTTCTTCCCTTGTCGGGAAACCTGTCGACGTTTGCCACCGATGTCTTGGAAGGCGTTCAACTTGCGGTGGAGAAAGCTCGTGAGGAGCCCGGCAGCCCCTCCGTGGGTTTGATCGTCAAGGACCATGACGTGGATCGGCCTGGTTTTCTGGATGACCTCTCAACCCTGCTCCATGATGATCGACCGCTGGCCGTGATCGGCCCGATGCTGTCCAGAAATCTACCGGTCATGGCTGAGATGGCACAGAAGACCAGAATCCCCTTAATTACGCCGGCGGCAACGCTCCCTAATGTTCGCCGATTGGGCAATTACCTGTTTAGCACATCGCTCACCTACGCATCACAAGCCGAACGCATTGCGACCTACGCGACACAGGAACAAGGGCACCGACGATTCTGCATCATCCACCCTGACACCGTCTATGGACGGGAACTTGCCCGCCTCTTCGCCCAGGAGGTGTATCGTGTCGACGGCGAAATCATCGCCATCGAAGCCTTCAAGGAAGGGGAAACAGATTTCGCACCGCAAATCCAGCGACTGAAGGCCGAGGATCTCAAAAAGTATGGGCTGGCGGTTCCTGTGGAGATTCCTCGCCCAACCGGCAAACCGGCCAGCCGAACCGAAAAGCGCATGCTGTACACTCCCGGATTTGACGCAATCTTTATTCCAAGTCGTTCTCAAGATATCGGTCTGCTCGCTGCCCAGCTGGCATTCCATGACATCCGATCGCCCCTCTTGGGTACAAACGGCTGGAACTCGCAAGACTTCGTCCGAACCGCCGATCGGACCGTCGACGGCGCCACCTTTGTTGATGGCTTCTTCCTCGACAGTCCGAATCCCACCGTCCAGGACTTCGTTCAACGATATCGGAACCGCTTTGAATCAACCCCCTCACTCTTCACCATGCAGGGATATGACGCAGCCAGGGTAGTGATCGAAGGAATCCGTCATGGGGCGACCTCAGGAGAGGCTCTTCAAGAATTCTTTACCACCCAACGTGACTTACCGACACTCGCCGGCCCAGCCCACTTCGGACCAGACGGCACCTTACACCGTCCACTCTTTCTTCTGCAGGTGAAACAGGGTAAGTTTGTACAACTGAACTGA
- a CDS encoding Membrane endopeptidase, M50 family, whose translation MSSLSQILHTISYMGLPLLFAMVLHEFAHGWVAEKCGDSTAKLQGRLTVNPLAHIDPFGTVILPLICLLLPGSFLFGWAKPVPIDPRNMHQPRRDMALVAAAGPGMNLILAVASALLLAVLLTIEPTLSLRGSTEAEASTSLLGTMFLRPIAVMALYSVMINVLLALFNLLPIPPLDGGRILTAILPPKPAMALARLEPYGMLILVGLIVFDKELGVIHTITGTFANGLSGTILSTALGLRPGVSE comes from the coding sequence ATGAGTTCTCTTTCACAAATTCTTCACACCATCTCGTACATGGGACTCCCCCTTTTGTTCGCAATGGTACTCCATGAGTTCGCGCATGGATGGGTGGCGGAGAAATGCGGAGACTCGACCGCGAAACTTCAAGGGCGGCTCACCGTCAACCCACTTGCCCATATCGACCCATTCGGCACCGTCATCCTTCCCCTGATTTGTTTATTGCTGCCGGGAAGTTTTTTATTCGGCTGGGCGAAGCCGGTTCCCATCGACCCACGGAATATGCATCAGCCTCGCCGTGATATGGCACTGGTCGCTGCAGCCGGACCTGGGATGAACCTAATCTTAGCCGTCGCAAGCGCGCTATTGTTGGCCGTACTCCTGACGATCGAGCCAACTTTATCGCTCCGAGGATCGACAGAGGCCGAGGCGTCGACGAGCCTGCTTGGAACCATGTTTTTGCGACCCATTGCCGTTATGGCGCTATATTCCGTGATGATCAATGTGTTGCTGGCACTCTTCAACCTGCTTCCGATCCCACCCCTCGACGGTGGACGAATCTTGACCGCGATTCTCCCGCCCAAGCCGGCGATGGCGTTGGCACGATTAGAACCATATGGAATGCTCATTCTCGTGGGACTCATCGTGTTCGATAAAGAACTGGGTGTGATTCACACCATCACTGGAACGTTTGCTAATGGTCTGTCCGGTACTATCCTGTCAACCGCGCTTGGCCTTCGCCCAGGAGTCTCGGAATGA
- a CDS encoding Tryptophan--tRNA ligase, with amino-acid sequence MTTARRRVLSGMQPSGLMHLGNYLGALENWKALQEQHDCYFFVADWHALSTNYADTSRIRTFVREMLIDWLAGGIDPERSTIFIQSRIPEHAILHLLLSMMTPISWLERNPTYKEKQEEIKEKDLTTYGFLGYPVLQAADILLYKPDFVPVGKDQLPHLELTRELARRFNDIYKTSVFPEPKEHLTKFPKVLGTDGRKMSKSYHNTINLSDTEPVVRQKLKTMVTDPARVRRTDPGNPDICPVYEFHNIYSPQAVKDQINTDCRTAAIGCIDCKKLVADRMVEQLTPIWDKRATLTQAPSRVDEIVEAGSTRAAALAGATLREVNEAMKI; translated from the coding sequence ATGACAACAGCACGAAGGCGAGTCCTCAGCGGCATGCAACCGAGCGGGCTCATGCACCTTGGGAATTACCTAGGGGCCTTGGAAAACTGGAAAGCGTTACAAGAACAACACGACTGCTACTTCTTCGTCGCCGACTGGCATGCCCTCTCGACGAACTATGCGGACACCAGCCGCATTCGCACGTTCGTTCGCGAGATGCTGATCGATTGGCTCGCCGGAGGCATCGATCCGGAACGGTCCACGATCTTCATCCAGTCTCGCATTCCAGAACATGCTATCCTGCATCTCTTGCTTTCAATGATGACGCCGATCTCGTGGTTGGAACGCAACCCGACTTATAAAGAAAAGCAGGAGGAGATCAAAGAGAAAGATCTCACCACCTATGGCTTTCTCGGCTATCCAGTCCTACAGGCAGCCGACATTCTCCTATACAAACCTGATTTCGTGCCGGTGGGGAAAGATCAACTCCCGCATCTTGAGCTGACAAGAGAGCTCGCCCGGCGCTTCAATGACATCTACAAGACTTCGGTGTTTCCGGAGCCCAAGGAGCATCTGACCAAGTTTCCCAAGGTATTGGGCACTGACGGCCGAAAAATGAGCAAGAGTTACCACAACACGATCAACCTCTCGGATACCGAGCCGGTCGTCCGGCAAAAGCTCAAGACTATGGTCACCGACCCGGCGCGAGTGAGACGGACAGACCCCGGCAATCCCGATATCTGTCCCGTCTACGAATTCCACAACATCTATTCACCTCAAGCAGTGAAGGACCAAATCAACACGGATTGCCGAACCGCGGCCATCGGCTGTATCGACTGCAAGAAACTGGTCGCAGACCGCATGGTGGAACAGCTCACACCGATCTGGGACAAGCGCGCCACGCTGACGCAAGCGCCCTCTCGTGTTGATGAGATCGTCGAAGCCGGCAGCACGCGCGCCGCCGCGCTCGCCGGTGCGACGCTGCGCGAAGTGAACGAGGCGATGAAGATCTAA
- a CDS encoding hypothetical protein (conserved protein of unknown function): protein MMYRNGRRRLRTIGLFVGLLSLSGCGSWWHGGYQSVTIFTSPLDAQVIIDERVHLLAPGTVSLSRKDDHQAVITKEGYEPKTMALTRTWSWWVIGDIFGCAIIFSPACISTDKDNGGYYTFKDKVYVTLEQKSAGLVPSQ from the coding sequence ATGATGTATAGAAATGGCCGACGACGGCTCAGAACTATCGGACTGTTCGTAGGACTTCTCTCTCTCTCCGGCTGCGGCAGCTGGTGGCATGGGGGATATCAGTCCGTCACCATCTTCACGTCGCCACTCGATGCGCAGGTGATCATTGATGAGCGGGTTCATCTCCTGGCACCGGGAACGGTCTCCCTCAGCCGAAAAGACGATCACCAGGCCGTCATCACCAAGGAGGGCTATGAGCCAAAGACCATGGCCCTGACGCGAACCTGGTCCTGGTGGGTCATCGGAGATATCTTCGGCTGCGCCATTATTTTCTCACCTGCCTGCATTTCCACCGATAAAGACAACGGCGGCTACTACACCTTCAAGGATAAAGTTTACGTGACATTAGAGCAGAAATCTGCCGGATTGGTTCCAAGTCAGTAG
- a CDS encoding hypothetical protein (conserved protein of unknown function): MTLHKHQHLTTSRDVTQTLLIYEKDGETFLKHWGRKKYKRPPLLTEWLKLLPAHATLLDLGCGAGQDARYLAKLGHRVIGLDRTMPLLQFANEQITSVPLVLADIRALPLRADSLDGVWAAASLIHLPKRDMTGVLVALRDIVKPAGLFAATFTYGSKSCIKRTGWMPGRYFARWQKDELGRVLRRTGWKVISLRVVSNQERKGRWINVMAVSGST; this comes from the coding sequence ATGACCCTCCACAAACATCAGCACCTTACCACAAGTCGGGATGTGACGCAGACCCTTCTGATCTATGAGAAGGATGGCGAGACTTTTCTCAAACATTGGGGCCGAAAAAAGTACAAACGACCGCCGCTGCTCACAGAGTGGCTAAAGCTCCTGCCGGCACACGCGACGTTGCTCGATTTGGGTTGCGGAGCCGGCCAAGATGCGCGCTATCTTGCGAAGCTTGGTCATCGGGTGATCGGATTGGATCGGACCATGCCGCTGCTGCAGTTTGCGAACGAGCAGATTACGTCGGTGCCGCTCGTCCTCGCCGATATCAGAGCGCTTCCTCTTCGAGCGGATAGTCTGGACGGGGTTTGGGCGGCGGCCTCACTGATTCATTTGCCGAAGAGGGATATGACTGGTGTGTTGGTCGCGCTTCGTGACATTGTGAAACCGGCAGGTCTCTTTGCGGCGACGTTTACCTATGGCAGCAAGAGCTGCATCAAACGCACTGGCTGGATGCCGGGCCGGTATTTTGCGAGATGGCAAAAAGACGAGTTGGGACGAGTGTTGCGGCGTACAGGTTGGAAAGTGATCTCTCTACGAGTAGTGAGTAATCAAGAGCGCAAGGGGAGATGGATTAATGTGATGGCTGTGAGTGGCAGTACCTGA
- a CDS encoding hypothetical protein (conserved exported protein of unknown function), with protein sequence MTTRIGQYWLSVSALLFSSLLTASVSTAADPPCDKYPVATQSRCAEIWKELNKEDGPIISQFGLDQQKRRDEGKINAQQHLAENMIFIKQSTEKRIERLKERMAME encoded by the coding sequence ATGACGACACGCATAGGTCAGTACTGGTTGAGTGTTTCTGCTCTGCTCTTCAGTTCACTCCTCACCGCTTCAGTTTCGACGGCTGCCGACCCGCCTTGTGACAAGTATCCGGTCGCGACACAATCACGTTGTGCTGAAATCTGGAAAGAGCTGAACAAGGAAGATGGGCCGATCATTTCGCAGTTTGGCCTCGATCAGCAAAAACGGCGCGATGAAGGAAAGATCAACGCCCAGCAGCATCTTGCCGAGAATATGATTTTTATCAAGCAATCAACTGAAAAGCGGATCGAGCGCCTGAAAGAGCGCATGGCCATGGAATAA
- a CDS encoding MBL fold metallo-hydrolase — MTDLIRKTFSVPPLGCNCSIIGDPVTKQAVVIDPGGAPERILHEVELLGLIVTHILHTHAHLDHFLASSEIKKATGAAICLHQDDLQLWNNLELQCRVFGVSYMPALPPDHWLTDEEKVMLGQVPIVALHTPGHTPGSISFYLPNDKLVLAGDTLFRGSIGRTDLWGGNFEAIEQSIRERLYTLDEATTVITGHGPDTEIGLEKESNQFIRV, encoded by the coding sequence ATGACGGACTTGATTCGGAAAACCTTCTCGGTCCCTCCCCTTGGCTGTAATTGTTCCATTATCGGTGATCCGGTCACGAAGCAAGCGGTCGTCATCGATCCAGGTGGCGCGCCGGAACGAATTCTCCATGAGGTGGAGCTGTTGGGGTTGATCGTCACTCATATCCTTCACACGCACGCTCATCTCGACCACTTCTTGGCATCCAGCGAAATAAAAAAGGCGACCGGTGCGGCGATTTGTTTGCATCAGGACGATCTCCAGCTGTGGAACAACTTGGAGCTCCAATGTCGTGTGTTTGGGGTGTCGTACATGCCCGCCTTGCCGCCGGACCATTGGCTAACAGATGAGGAGAAGGTGATGCTGGGGCAGGTGCCGATCGTGGCGCTCCATACACCGGGCCACACACCTGGGTCGATCAGCTTTTACCTGCCGAATGATAAGCTTGTGTTAGCCGGTGACACGCTTTTCCGGGGAAGCATCGGCCGGACCGACTTATGGGGCGGGAACTTCGAGGCCATCGAACAGTCGATTCGCGAGCGACTCTATACGCTCGATGAGGCCACGACAGTGATAACCGGGCATGGGCCGGATACAGAAATCGGTCTCGAAAAAGAATCGAATCAGTTTATCCGTGTGTGA
- a CDS encoding hypothetical protein (conserved protein of unknown function), with protein MLFTMKASRGLMIGLLLFPVVLSPLATERGQAAVAVSEEDYSLYDRVIEDKFLTSQIQLVLLERMTVSRLMPQQDGSVTMDIFHQHGYFDGVLPQDLVRDFVGANQTPTRLEDRFQFGVRYRFVSERMDEDSEAGAVLLAVNNSAVPVQAPAVLDRLAFSRVGRTLKNDQALVYVENRRRDGTGAGFLVWFRRQGQEWELFDTDLVWTMR; from the coding sequence ATGCTCTTCACGATGAAGGCTTCGCGAGGACTCATGATTGGGTTGTTGCTCTTTCCTGTTGTGCTGTCACCTCTTGCAACGGAGAGAGGGCAGGCAGCGGTGGCTGTGTCGGAGGAGGATTATAGTCTGTACGACCGAGTCATTGAGGACAAATTTCTCACGTCTCAGATCCAATTGGTCCTACTGGAACGCATGACCGTTTCTCGGCTGATGCCTCAACAGGATGGATCTGTGACGATGGATATCTTTCATCAGCACGGCTATTTTGACGGCGTGCTGCCGCAGGATCTTGTTCGTGATTTTGTCGGAGCCAACCAAACTCCTACTCGCCTGGAAGATCGATTTCAGTTCGGTGTTCGCTATCGATTTGTATCCGAGAGGATGGACGAAGATTCAGAGGCTGGTGCCGTGCTCCTTGCTGTGAACAATTCCGCCGTGCCGGTTCAAGCGCCTGCTGTGCTTGACCGATTGGCATTCTCACGCGTGGGCCGGACGTTGAAGAACGACCAAGCCCTCGTCTATGTGGAGAATAGGCGCCGTGACGGGACCGGGGCAGGGTTCCTGGTGTGGTTTCGTCGCCAGGGACAGGAGTGGGAATTGTTCGATACGGATTTGGTCTGGACCATGCGATAG